A stretch of DNA from Desulfosarcina ovata subsp. ovata:
ATAAATGATTGAGCTGGTTAAAGAGTCAAATTATAATGGGTCATCGCTTCGGATAATCTTATCGATCTGTTTTCTCTACAGCGTCAGAATACAGTTGGATTCACTAACCCACCGAAATGTATTTAAATATATCACTACATCCATTCATAATTGTATCACTGTTCGATTATTATGGCGGCACTAAAATTTGTAACCATTTGATATTATTAAACCTGAGGGTTGACATAGGAGGGTCGAATTGATACGATTATTTGAATGAATTCAAACTCATACAAATAATTGTATCATGAGGCCATATGCTCTCATTTGAAGAATCCAAGACAGTACTTCGGAACTTTTTCAACAAGAAGTATATCGCAGATATTGGCCAGTTATATCATTTACTTCAAACGACGTCGCGAATGAGTGTTTTTCGAAGACTCAAACGCATGGGATATTTAACGAGTTTTACGGATGCCGGTCGTTATTATACGCTTCAGGATGTACCGATTTTTGATGAGTGGGGATTGTGGTTTCATAAGGGGATTGGTTTTTCACAATATGGCACGCTGAAAAACACCATCATCAAAATCGTCCATTCTTCAGATGCCGGCATGATGCCCAAAGAAATGCTGAATTTGTTGAAAATAAGAATTCCCAACACGTTGCATAATGCACTGCATGGGCTGGTTAAAAACAATCAGATCGGTCGCCGTCGGCTGGAACGTTTCTTTCTATATACAGATGCAAATCCTGAAAAAGCACAACTGCAGTTAAATACGCGCCGTTTTCTTTTGCAAAAGACAGCACCGGTTGTTGAACCACCATCAGCAGAATTAACCATCGCCGTGCTGATTGAAGCGTTTAAAACCGTAAAGATCAGGGTGTCTCCAACGTTGGTTGCTGAGCGCCTGGACGTACGAGGGATGTCGGTTACAGTCGAGCAAGTCAAACAGATTTTTACTCGACACGGGATCCCGACAGAAAAAAAAACGGCAAGCCTCCCTTAAACGTCCTGAGCGATTTGAGAGATGAGGCGCGTCGTTTGAATGACCGTTGTTGTAAACAGGCTTTCGGACTGACCGATGTTGTTGTTTCGGCCAAAGAGGAGCGTGGACGCTGTGAAATCTGTCATGGCCCAATGAAAGTTCAGAAAACATACCGCCATGAAGGCAGGACCCTTCGACATGGAGTATTCGAAGTATGTGAAACAGTGTATGTTTGTGCCGGCCGATGCCATCATCCCGTCGGCACCTTGGTGACCCAAAGATCTTTATCCGTGTCGCAAACTATTATGCCAAACTGCAATGCCGGCTATGATTTGATGGTTTTTGTCGGACGCCAGCGGTTGCTTGAACATCGGCAGCGAGAAGAGATCATGGCAGCGCTCAATGACGACTATGGCATTCGTATCTCAGCTGGTGAAGTCAGTGACTTGGCCATGCGGTTTTCACAATATTTTCTACGGCTTCATTATGCAAAAGCCGACCGCATAAGAAAAATATTGGAAAATGACGGTGGATGGCCGATGCACATCGATGCAAGCGGAGAAAACGGCCGAGGCACGCTTTTTGTTGTGATGGCCGGTTGGCGAAAATGGGTGCTTGGCGCATGGAAGATAGCCACTGAGAAAGCTGAACTTATTTTGCCATGTCTGCGCGACACCGTTGAAAGATTCGGCCCGCCTTGTGCGGGGATGCGAGATTTAGGGCGAGCGGTCACACCGGCGCTGAACGATTTGGTTTCCGAATTGGGATTGGAGATCCCTGTTTTGGCCTGCCATCAGCATTTTCTGGCGGATATCGGCAAAGATCTTTTAAATTCTGACCATTGTGCCCTTCGCGACCTTTTTCGCAGAACCAAGGTTCAGGCCGACATTAAGCGCCTGATTCGCGAGTTCGGCGGAAAGATTGGTTTACAGATCGATGATGCTCGGCAAACGGTTATTGCATGGCAAGAGATGGAAGACCATACATATCAATTGCCGCCGGGAAAAAATGGGATAGCGGTTGTCCGTGCGCTAAGCCAATGGGTGATCGACTATCATGCCGACGCCTCCGGGCTGGATTTTCCATTTGACCGACCCTATTTCGATTTTTTTAACCGCTGCATGATCGGATCAAAAGCGATTGATGCGTTTCTTCGTATCCCATCCGATGATCGAAAAGTAACGGGTGCACTCAAACGGCTTGGCCGGATTTTGACCAAAGTTGCATGTGAAGTTCCTTTTCGTCACATCATCAAGCGTCTTCAACGCCGTGCTGAGCTATTCGATGAATTGCGGGATCAACTGCGGACCGCGAAAAAACTGCCCGAAAATGAAACAGTGGCAGACATTGATTTGATGCGGAAACGATTTTACGATTGGACGGCATCGCTCAAAGAACGTCGTCCCAAAAGAGGCCCGGCCCAAGATATGCGTGATGCCATTGATATCATCTTGAAACATATCGATGTTCATGGCGAACACCTTTGGGGCCACGTTATTACGTTACCGGAGAACGCCCCTTCTCGAATGCGACTTGTGAGTCGTACAAACGAAATTATAGAAAATTTTTTCGGCACCATAAAACATGGCGAACGACGCAGGAGTGGGCGGAAAAACCTCACACATGATTTTGAACGATTACCGGCTGAGGCAGCGCTGGTGTACAATCTGAACCAACCCGATTATGTCAGTGCCGTTTGCGGATCCATTGATCGTCTTCCTCTTGCTTTTGCACAACTCGATAAAGAAGAAGCGCGGAGAAAAGAAAAAGGGTTACCGTCCCAAAAGATGTCAAATCTGGATAAAATACTTCAACTTTCCACTTCATCTTTATCTTCCGCTGATCGCCATGTTGTAAGAACGGAAAATATGAATCAACGCATCATCAAGGCAGCCAGAAGCCGCGCTCCGCGCGTCGCGTGTTGAGGGATATTGTAAAATCCAACCGTAGAATGACGCTTAAGTGTTTTCTATTATTTACGGCCCCAGTGTATGCCGATGAGATAATTATTGTCGCGGATGAATGGCCACCATATTGCGGTAAGGCAGGTTCGACATACCCCGGATATGGGGTTGAGATCGCCAAACAGGTTTTTGAGGCGGCCGGGCACAAGTTTAAATATTTGAATATACCTTGGACCAGAGCGATTAAAGAGACTCGTGCAGGGAAGTATAACGCCATTATTGGCGCATACAAAGAGGAGGCACCGGATTTTGTTTTTCCGGAAGAAGAGTTTGGCGTTTCACGATATGCTTTTTATTCCAAGCGAGGAAGTCTATGGACGTACTCTGGAATAGAATCCCTGCAATCGAAAAAAATAGGTTTGATAAAGGGCTACTCATATGGCCAAGAACTCAACGCATATTTTGAGAAAAATGCTCAACGTGTCCAATATGTGTCTGGCGATGACCCACTTTCTATGAATATAAGGAAGTTGCTTGCCGGCAGGTTTGATACCCTTATCGCTGGCGAAAATGTCATGACGTACAAAATCAAAGAAATGGGAGTTGTGGGCGAGGTCATTAATTCAGGTGTTACCGATATTAGTGCCAATTTGTATATCGCCTTTTCACCAATAAACAAAAAATCTGATATGGTTGAACACTTGTCAAGAGAAAAACCTATCCATACCCAAAAAACTTGGGCCAATAATTTTCATCGAGCGTTTGGATAGAGGCGGGGTCTGCAATAACGACGGTAGAGCACTCTGATATTCGCGGATTGGATACCGCATGACTAGGCTTCGTCGTGGAGCTGCCTCGGTCTAAAGACGGGAGTTTCGGCCTGAAGGCCTATTCCGATAGCTTTTTCGAGGGTTCTCCAAACCGCGACCGCGCCCCTATCCAAAAGCTCGATGGCTATATTTGTTCTTTGATAAAGCCGATCCTTTCTTGAGCATTTTTAAAATCAATAAGTTCTTTTTCTATTTGCATCATCGATTATAGAGAAGTACTTATCCAGCTTCTTGAGCCGGAGCAACAGTCGCGCTTCTCTCGCCGTCGCTAATTCCCACCCAGCGTGGAAAGTCAGGGCTGTCAAGGCTGCGACCTTAGGGAGCACCCTTTAGGGCTTGGCCTTGATAGGCCTGGGTTTCCACGCTATAACAAATCATCTTTCAGCGGCCACGATTGGAACAGCCCGGGCAATGGCCCAGATGAAACCGGCCAACTCGCGTGCAATCGCGGTGATGACCACGTTATGGTTTTTGCCCTTTGCAATCAACCTGCGGTAGCGGTGGCATAGTCGTAGCTGTGCATTCCAGGCAATATCCAAAACATCGTCCGGCAAGCCTTCCTGGCGTTTACGGATCGCCTTACTTTTCCGGGCCGGCATACGATAGGCCTGAGCCGATTCGATCAACGTCCTGCGGGCATGGGTATTGCCGGTTTTGGTAATGGGGCCTTTTTTGATGGTGCCACCGCTTGAATGCTCCGATGGGATCAGACCCAAATAGGCCATCAGCTGTGCCGGCGTATCGAAACGGCTCAGATCCCCCAGTTCAGCGACGACGGTCACCGCGCTGAGCAAAGAAATCCCCCTGAGCGCTTGCAGAGCCTCGATAACCGGAAGCAGTCGACTGGTTTGGCAACATTGCTCAATCGCTTTTTCGATGCGCTTAACGCGGGCCTCATGGTCTTCCATGGCGTCCAGGTATTCGGTAAGGGCAATATGCTGGGCAGGATGCTGCATTTTCAGCTCCGCCAGCCAATTTAAATGAGCTTTACCCCATTTGCTTTTACCTGGATAACTGATTCCTTGTCGCAATAAAAAGGCATTGATCTGTTGTTTGACTTTGCGGAGCGATATTTGGATGTCTTTTCGTGCACGTACCAGGTCACGAAGCGCTTCATCGGCCTGATCGGGGACATACACCGGCGTCAGTTCTCCGGAACGGTGGAGCGTCGCCAGGTGGGTTGCATCACGGCGATCATTCTTAACCCGATCACCTGTTTTTTTGGGGATCAACGCTGGAGCAACGACAACGCAATCGATCCCCTTGCTTGTTAAATGCCTATAGATCGGATATCCGCACGGACCTGCTTCGTAAACACAATGCAATTCGGCGTTTTGTGAAATCAGTTTTCGCATGACGTTATCAATCTGCCCCAGGTCGTTGCTGATTTTTCCATACACTCGAACGTTTCCGTCACGTCCTTCATCGGCGATAGCAATGGTAATCGAATCTTTGTGGACATCTAAACCAACATACTTTACTATCTTGTTCATGGCCTGCCTCCTTGATTTTGGCTCTGTAGTTAGGTTTTTTACGGACCGCTCACTATAACCCACGTTTTCAAGGTTTGGCAGGCCTTTTTATTGCCGTCTTGGTTAACGTTCAACCATATTGTCTAAAAAATACACCGAGACTTTTTCAAAAGGAATACGAAATTTGAAAAAATCAGGAGAGCTTGATCAAATTCTTGACCGATATGAATTACATTATTGGAAATAGTTGAGCTCATCTTACAGAGTAGACGAATCTATCCCAAACACCATCAGTTCCTACGTCGATATTCAAATCGATGTAAACCAAAACTTTAATGGGTGACCCCGGACCCATCCCGGACCCACGATCGCCTAACGATTCTCATTCCAAAAGAAGGCCACGGGAACCTTACCGGTCGGTACCCGTGGCCTTTTTTGCGGCCATTGAACGGTGGATTCGTCTGTATATTTAATGTAAATCGGCATTTATTGCGAATTACAGCAAAATTATCAAATTTATCGCCAACAATGACGACTTGAAAGATATAAATATGTGATATATAAAACGTCATATATGACGATTAATGTAAACTTTTAGGAGTTATTCGCCTGATATGACGATTGACAAACTTTCAAAACTCATGACCGACGATGCGATTCTGGCCGAGTTGGGCTTTCGCATGGCCCGGTGCCGTATCGACCGGCAGCTGACCCAGGCGGCGCTGGCCCACCAGGCCGGTGTTTCCAAACGCACCGTGGAGCGCATCGAAGCCGGCGCATCGGCCCAGATGGTGAGTGTCATCCGTATCTGCAGGGTTTTGGATCTCGTCGCCGGGATCGATCAGTGGATTCCCCAGCCGGACCTCCGGCCGATGGATCTGGTCGCCCGCAAGGGCCGGACGCGCCAGCGAGCCTCATCTAGCCGCAAGACCCAGGGCGCGGATGAACCATGGACCTGGGACCCATGAGCACCTATGCGCAAGTGAACCTCTGGGGGCGGACCATTGGTGCGGTCGCCCTGCAGGATGGCCAGACCGTCGCCGCCTTTGAATACGACCCCGCCTTCGCGAAGAGCGGCATCGAAATCGCTCCCCTGACGATGCCGCTTTCCACCCGGGTGTATGCGTTTCCGGAACTGGCCTACCGGACTTTTCACGGCCTGCCCGGTCTGCTTGCCGATTCCTTGCCCGACCGTTTCGGCAACGCCCTGATCGATGCCTGGCTGGCGACTCAGGGGCGATCGGCGGAATCCTTCAATGCTGTCGAGCGACTCTGTTATGTCGGGCAACGGGGCACGGGGGCACTTGAATTCGCTCCGGTGATCGGCCCGCGCAACCGGCGTTCCATGCGGCTGAATGTCGACCGGCTCGTCGAACTGGCGTCGCAAATCCTCAGCCAGCGCAATCATTTGGCCGATTCGTTTGCCGGCCCGCAGAAAGCCAAGGCCCTGGCGAATATCCTGCGCGTCGGTACGTCTGCGGGCGGTGCCCGGGCCAAGGCGATTATCGCCTTGAACCCGGAAACGGATGAGGTCCGTTCGGGGCAGGTCGACGCCGGAGATGGCTTTGAGTACTGGCTGCTCAAATTCGACGGGGTCGGCGGCAACCGGGACAAGGAACTGGAGGACCCCAGGGGCTACGGTGTTGTCGAATACGCCTATTGGAAGATGGCCACCGATGCCGGCATTACCATGAGCGAGTGCCGCCTGCTTGAGGAGAATGACCGCCGGCATTTCATGACCCGGCGCTTCGATCGCGGCCCCCGGGGGGAAAAGCTGCACATGCAGTCGCTGTGCGCCATGGCCCATTTGGATTTCAATCTGGCCGGTGTTTATGCCTACGAGCAGGCCCTGTTGGTCATCCGGCAGCTGGGACTCTCCATGGACGCGGTGGAAGAGCAGTTCCGGCGCATGGTCTTCAACATCGTCGCCCGCAACCAGGATGACCATGTGAAGAATATCGCTTTTATGATGACACCTGACGGCGCATGGTCACTCTCACCCGCATTTGACGTGACCTACAGCTACAACCCCGACGGTGCATGGACCGGCAGCCATCAGATGACACTGAACGGCAAACGGGACGGTTTCACCCTGGCGGATTTCCGGGCCTGCGCCAGGGCGGCCATGATGAAACGCGGGCGGGCCGAGGCGATCATTGAAGCCGTGCAGCGCGTCGTTGCCCGTTGGCGCGATTATGCCGACGATGCCGGGGTGCCACCGGACTGGCGGGATCGGATCCACGCCACCCTACGGTTAGAACGGTTTGGATGAACCGTCACCGGTTTTGACCACAAAACCGGTAAGGATCGGGGATGAAATTAATTGAACGTAATTGCGCCGGGCTTGTGTTCGTCTTCAAGGCGCATCAAGGGTTGCATACCGGGAGTATGTGGCCGTTGATGCAACGCGGAAGACGGGCGCAAGAACAAGCAATTTTGTTTAATTTTTAGCCCGTGGTCGTTAAGCCTGCCGCAGCCATAACAGTGCGCGTAATTGTCCGGGTAGTAATCCTGAAATGCCTTGAGAGTCATTTTGTCGTTTTCCCTTTCGTGGCAGCCTTGAAAAACCGTTTTCGATGTGTTGCCGATAGAGTGGCCGTTGTGGCCGTGCGGGCGGTTCACAGCAAGTCGTCGCTCAATACACATTATTTTGTTTTGCCATCGGCGACGATGTTTTTAAAGCCCCCAACAGGGTCACCGCATTTGGCAACCTCTATGGAAAACCGTTGTCGCAGGCATGGCCAGCTCTTACAACGCAACCTATAGTATTTAAGATAATGTTTTTGGCAAGGCCAGAGGGAGGAAGTCGTATTGTAATACTGCGACGACCGATAACGCAGCCCAAAAACATTATCTTGAATGCTATATTAAACAACCATATCGTAAGAACGTGTAGGAGCGGTCCTTGACCGCGAACAATAGGAATCAGTCCAAATTCATACCAAAATAATTGCCAAGGACAAATATAATCTGCATTATGTACCTAACGCATCGCTGGTGAGTTGTACGAGGTATCTGCATATTAATAGCCTTTCAAATCAAGTGAGAAATCAAATGCATTAACGTCGCCTGTTTCAAGCCTTTTACATCAGCAATCCTCGTCCTGAAAGAGTGTTATCGTTGAGGTTATGTTTGTTGATATCTTTATCACAATGAAAAAATGGCAAAACCTATGTTTAACTGTTAATCTCTGAGCCTGACGGTAATGTCGGCCGGCTTGTCAGCGCTGACAATGGAGAGGTAGCGGCTCACTACGAATTTGATCCATTCGGAAATGTTGTTCAACAAAGCGGGAGCATGGTGGATCCCAATCCGTTCGGGTTCTCGACAAAGTACCACATTCCGGTGGTTCGAAATTATTTATACCCCATTTATCCCTTGTTCCAGGTACGCCCGGGCCCGTGCAAAAGCGGCATCAATTTCAGGGATCTGCTGCGGCAGCTGATCATGGATGGCTTCCAGGTATTTGTTTTCCTTTACCAGTTCAAATGTCCGGCGGAAATTGATATCGTAAATCCACCCGATCTGCAGCAATTTGAAATCATTCAGGGTCCGAAGGTCGGTCATACGGACGAGTTCTCCTCGTAAAAGCGATTGGCAGACAGCTTCGGAGTATTCATCGCTGTCCGGCAGATCCAGTTCAACGGCCTTGTTGCGGCTGTCTGATGTATTGCGGTAGTAGCCGGTCACCACCCGCCATATATCGACCTTGTCCGCATCCCTGAGCAGTTTGAGGATCAAAAGGGAACGTGCACCGGCCTGGCGGGGAAGGGCCAAACGATTGTGGCAGGCCACGGCCTGCAAAATGACGTCGGCCGATCCTGGATCGAAACCTTCCAGCAGCCGGTTTTCCCTGATAATTCGCACCCCCAGGGCGGCATGATCTTCAGATTTTTGGTCTGCAAAGGTCCGATAGCGCTGATACTGTTCAAAGCGGCCGATATCGTGCAGCAACGCAGCGGTCTCAGCAATAATCAGATCCTGATAGGACCGCGCAAGGCTCAGGCTGTTGGCGATGTTTTTGATGTTCTTGCAAACATGCCGGGTATGGTCTGCCTTCAGGTCGATGTTTTTGCGAAGCTCCGCATCATCACCATCAAACCTGCAGATGTAAGCATCAAACCATTTTTTCAAATTCGATAACAAAGAATCCAGGTTCATTTTTTTGGCCGCTGTTTTCGGCGTTGTATCCTGCCGGTCAATGTTTTTCATTCCCTTGATTGCTTCACAATACGCGTATTGATATCATGAATACTTAAATAAAGCTAAAAAGAAAATGGACTATTTGAACTGTGAAGGCCAGTGACAATTCCTACCCCGGCGTTGGAAAGATATTTTTCTGCAATGGGACTGCACCCATCGGGCGATCAGCACCACCTGACGTTATCCTCGGTTGAAGCTTTTCGATTAGAGGCAGGAATGAGCATGACGATGCCGGCGATCAGCAGCATAACAGCGAATAGAAAATCAAACCAATCGGTAAAAATACCTATTCAAGCGCCTAAAAATAGTCCTTTATACCAATTGCTAACATTTTGAACTTTGGTTATGTTTTTGTGAATCGGGTCCTGCAGAGCATTGATGTTCCCAATCACCTAAAAAAGAAGAGAAAATTCAGGATTAGGCAAAATTGATTGAAAAGAAGGTATTATCATTGTTGGTTTCATTATCCTTCCCACTCAGCCATTTCACCCCTCAATGAAAGGAAGGCAATAATATGGAAGCTTTGTTGAAAAAAATTGCCCGCAAATTGGTTACCCCTCCAGCCAAGGTCGGCTTGAATACGGACGCCGACGACAGAACAGCCATCTACCAACCAGGCATTGACGAGAGTGTAACGGACCAACAGATAGCAAGCCAGGTTCAACGGCAATTGGGCGGCGTAACGCATCAAACAAGAACATTATCATGAATGGTCTTGGTATCACGCACGGGCCGAACCATCCATTGCACCGAATCAACGGAGAACGCTGTCCATAACATCCGCTTCTATCAAACAATGGCCTATGGCAAGAAGGGAAAAGGCTTGGAGTGTCTAAGGCTGGCGGAAAGAAATAATTCCTCCATCCTGCTTGTCGGGGAATTATTTCTTTCCGGCAACCTTACGCGATTTCATCCCTTATCACCCCAGGGAGGTACATGATGTACAAAAAAATACTCGTTCCCTTGGACGGTTCCTTGCGAGCCGAGGCGATACTGCCCCATGTGGAGAGCCTGGCGCTGCGCTTCAATGCCGAGGTTGCTTTGCTTTATGTGGATGCGGGTTCCGATCTGATGTTCGAGCGCGATGAGGTGCCCGATGTGGATTCTTTCCTCGATACGCGTCGACGGCTAATCAAGAAGCATCACCTGTATTTGCAGGCCATCGCTGACAAATGGCAGAGTACCGGCATTGCCGCCGAGGTGCGCATCGCCCGGGGCGCAGTTGTCGCCGGTATCATCAATGCCGCCAAGCAAACGTCGGCCGATCTGGTGGCCATGGCCAGTCATGGCGAGGGCGGCGAGGAACGGACGTTTTACGGCAGCGTTGCCGTCAGCGTGCTAAATCGCATTGATCGGCCCCTGTTGCTAATCCGCTCGCGTTACCTCAAACCCAGCGCAAGTTGACCCTTTTGCGCACCGGCACCTTACTCAGTATCCAATGAAGCCTCTGGTCCGACGGACCCGTCGCAGGCCCAGATATGCTTTTCTCTTCCTTGAAGCATGCGGTGCCCCAGTATGGATCGATGAGAAGATTGGCGCCCTCAATTGGACGCGTTCGCCCTATAGCATTCAAGATAATGTTTTTGGGCTGCGTTATCGGTCGTCGCAGTATTACAATACGGCTTCCTCCCTCTGGCCTTGCCAAAAACATTATCTCAAATACTATAGAACATCGGACATCTTTGCTGAACGAAAAGTATTCATCGATTTTGTGCATTCATTTTGCATGATTTCTTGCAAGCATGCGCTTTTTCATTGGCCGACAGGTCTATACACGAGATCGGTCGGTACGCAGCAAAACCGCTCAACCACGAC
This window harbors:
- a CDS encoding substrate-binding periplasmic protein, yielding MYADEIIIVADEWPPYCGKAGSTYPGYGVEIAKQVFEAAGHKFKYLNIPWTRAIKETRAGKYNAIIGAYKEEAPDFVFPEEEFGVSRYAFYSKRGSLWTYSGIESLQSKKIGLIKGYSYGQELNAYFEKNAQRVQYVSGDDPLSMNIRKLLAGRFDTLIAGENVMTYKIKEMGVVGEVINSGVTDISANLYIAFSPINKKSDMVEHLSREKPIHTQKTWANNFHRAFG
- a CDS encoding IS110 family transposase, yielding MNKIVKYVGLDVHKDSITIAIADEGRDGNVRVYGKISNDLGQIDNVMRKLISQNAELHCVYEAGPCGYPIYRHLTSKGIDCVVVAPALIPKKTGDRVKNDRRDATHLATLHRSGELTPVYVPDQADEALRDLVRARKDIQISLRKVKQQINAFLLRQGISYPGKSKWGKAHLNWLAELKMQHPAQHIALTEYLDAMEDHEARVKRIEKAIEQCCQTSRLLPVIEALQALRGISLLSAVTVVAELGDLSRFDTPAQLMAYLGLIPSEHSSGGTIKKGPITKTGNTHARRTLIESAQAYRMPARKSKAIRKRQEGLPDDVLDIAWNAQLRLCHRYRRLIAKGKNHNVVITAIARELAGFIWAIARAVPIVAAER
- a CDS encoding helix-turn-helix transcriptional regulator, which produces MTIDKLSKLMTDDAILAELGFRMARCRIDRQLTQAALAHQAGVSKRTVERIEAGASAQMVSVIRICRVLDLVAGIDQWIPQPDLRPMDLVARKGRTRQRASSSRKTQGADEPWTWDP
- a CDS encoding type II toxin-antitoxin system HipA family toxin; the encoded protein is MDLGPMSTYAQVNLWGRTIGAVALQDGQTVAAFEYDPAFAKSGIEIAPLTMPLSTRVYAFPELAYRTFHGLPGLLADSLPDRFGNALIDAWLATQGRSAESFNAVERLCYVGQRGTGALEFAPVIGPRNRRSMRLNVDRLVELASQILSQRNHLADSFAGPQKAKALANILRVGTSAGGARAKAIIALNPETDEVRSGQVDAGDGFEYWLLKFDGVGGNRDKELEDPRGYGVVEYAYWKMATDAGITMSECRLLEENDRRHFMTRRFDRGPRGEKLHMQSLCAMAHLDFNLAGVYAYEQALLVIRQLGLSMDAVEEQFRRMVFNIVARNQDDHVKNIAFMMTPDGAWSLSPAFDVTYSYNPDGAWTGSHQMTLNGKRDGFTLADFRACARAAMMKRGRAEAIIEAVQRVVARWRDYADDAGVPPDWRDRIHATLRLERFG
- a CDS encoding HD domain-containing protein yields the protein MKNIDRQDTTPKTAAKKMNLDSLLSNLKKWFDAYICRFDGDDAELRKNIDLKADHTRHVCKNIKNIANSLSLARSYQDLIIAETAALLHDIGRFEQYQRYRTFADQKSEDHAALGVRIIRENRLLEGFDPGSADVILQAVACHNRLALPRQAGARSLLILKLLRDADKVDIWRVVTGYYRNTSDSRNKAVELDLPDSDEYSEAVCQSLLRGELVRMTDLRTLNDFKLLQIGWIYDINFRRTFELVKENKYLEAIHDQLPQQIPEIDAAFARARAYLEQGINGV
- a CDS encoding universal stress protein, translated to MMYKKILVPLDGSLRAEAILPHVESLALRFNAEVALLYVDAGSDLMFERDEVPDVDSFLDTRRRLIKKHHLYLQAIADKWQSTGIAAEVRIARGAVVAGIINAAKQTSADLVAMASHGEGGEERTFYGSVAVSVLNRIDRPLLLIRSRYLKPSAS